A single genomic interval of Sulfurovum sp. TSL6 harbors:
- a CDS encoding N-acetylmuramoyl-L-alanine amidase produces MEKISKIMPKISRVFLLLLLLNTLLFPSVIKLQKAIVKKDELRLFFSKPFNKKSVKHFTLGNPHREIYDFKNTRLAHSRVPLGLGPHVRLAQNKTNTVRVVITGYRSSKPIAYQPFFSNNSYHISLPKDSSVLPAKRYKKPNGKFKKVTKKSTLIRSNRDKLIVIDAGHGGHDTGAIGGGKREKDLVLQISRRLERQLKKEGYSVHMTRKKDRFLKLPQRTKIADKNHAAVFISIHANSVPKRKRNKIQGVETFFLQKTRDAKSQRIAQRENKAVLKGMNKLSRNVVIDSVLSGPKIVESNKLAIDVQRRIMTNLHTRYKGVRDGGVRHAPFWVLVGASRPSILVEVGYISHPTERKRLFTPRYQELIAKGIAEGVDIYLHNRKKEIDL; encoded by the coding sequence ATGGAGAAGATAAGTAAAATTATGCCTAAGATAAGTAGGGTTTTTCTTTTACTGCTGTTATTGAATACACTACTGTTCCCCAGCGTGATCAAGTTACAGAAGGCTATTGTCAAAAAAGATGAACTGCGTCTCTTTTTTTCTAAACCTTTTAATAAAAAGAGTGTCAAACACTTTACACTTGGCAATCCTCATAGAGAAATTTACGACTTTAAAAATACACGTCTTGCTCATAGTCGTGTGCCCCTGGGACTGGGACCGCATGTCCGCTTGGCTCAAAATAAGACCAATACCGTACGTGTGGTGATCACAGGTTATCGATCTTCAAAACCTATAGCTTATCAACCATTTTTTTCAAATAACAGTTATCATATATCATTACCTAAAGATAGCAGTGTATTACCTGCCAAACGCTATAAAAAACCGAATGGTAAGTTTAAGAAAGTGACAAAAAAGTCTACATTGATTCGATCGAATAGAGATAAACTTATTGTGATAGATGCAGGACATGGTGGACATGATACAGGTGCGATAGGGGGAGGAAAAAGAGAAAAAGATCTTGTGCTTCAAATATCAAGAAGACTCGAGAGACAATTGAAAAAAGAGGGTTACTCTGTACATATGACACGCAAGAAGGATCGCTTTTTAAAACTTCCACAGCGTACAAAAATTGCAGACAAGAATCATGCGGCCGTGTTCATTTCTATCCATGCGAACTCAGTACCTAAAAGAAAACGCAATAAGATACAGGGAGTTGAAACGTTTTTCTTACAAAAAACAAGAGATGCAAAATCTCAGCGTATTGCACAACGGGAGAATAAAGCCGTACTGAAAGGTATGAACAAACTAAGTCGTAATGTGGTCATTGATTCGGTACTTTCCGGACCAAAAATTGTTGAATCCAATAAGCTGGCAATTGACGTACAGCGAAGGATCATGACCAATTTGCATACAAGATATAAAGGTGTGAGGGATGGTGGAGTGAGACATGCACCCTTCTGGGTACTTGTGGGAGCCAGTAGACCTTCCATACTGGTAGAAGTTGGGTATATTTCACACCCTACAGAGCGTAAAAGACTTTTTACTCCACGTTATCAGGAACTGATCGCAAAAGGTATCGCTGAGGGAGTAGATATCTATTTACATAATAGAAAAAAAGAAATTGACTTGTGA
- the tyrS gene encoding tyrosine--tRNA ligase — MVQKALEEISRGTAEVIDMERIEKLVSKYYDDGSTYTVKAGFDPTGADLHLGHTVLLQKLRVFQNHGGRVQLLIGDFTATIGDPTGKSETRKVLDNDTIMANAKTYQEQVFNILDESKTEVVFNSTWLNALGAAGMVALTTTFSVARMLERDDFTKRFKSEQSISISEFLYPLLQGYDSVELKSDIEIGGTDQKFNLLMGRHLQRVYNVGKEQAVLMMPILEGLDGVQKMSKSLNNYIGITEEPKDIYGKTLSVSDELMWRYYELLSEKSLDDIATMKEDVQKGTLHPKIVKENLALELVTRFYNEELATLAKGEFDNVFKSNQLPTDMNEVEVEEGIWICKALVDAGIEPSTSQARRDIKQNAVSIDQKKISDEKLNLTAGEYILQVGKRKFAKVKVK, encoded by the coding sequence ATGGTACAAAAAGCATTAGAAGAGATCAGTAGAGGTACTGCAGAAGTTATAGATATGGAACGTATTGAGAAATTGGTTTCAAAATATTATGATGATGGCAGTACGTATACAGTAAAGGCAGGATTTGATCCAACAGGTGCAGATCTGCACCTGGGGCACACTGTACTTCTTCAAAAGCTTAGGGTATTTCAAAACCACGGTGGAAGGGTACAACTTCTTATCGGTGACTTTACTGCAACGATAGGTGATCCTACCGGTAAGAGTGAAACAAGAAAAGTACTTGATAACGATACCATTATGGCAAATGCAAAAACGTATCAGGAACAAGTGTTTAATATTCTTGATGAGAGTAAGACAGAAGTGGTGTTCAACTCCACTTGGCTCAATGCCCTGGGTGCTGCCGGGATGGTTGCCTTAACCACCACTTTTAGTGTAGCACGTATGCTTGAGCGTGATGATTTTACAAAACGTTTTAAAAGCGAGCAGAGTATTTCTATTTCAGAATTTTTATACCCGTTACTTCAGGGTTATGATTCTGTGGAGCTCAAAAGTGATATTGAGATCGGCGGAACAGATCAGAAATTCAATCTTTTGATGGGAAGACATCTTCAGCGTGTATACAATGTAGGAAAAGAACAAGCGGTTCTGATGATGCCTATTTTGGAAGGATTGGACGGTGTACAGAAGATGAGTAAGTCTTTGAACAACTACATAGGTATCACGGAAGAACCTAAAGATATTTATGGCAAAACACTTTCAGTTTCTGATGAATTAATGTGGCGTTATTATGAGCTTTTAAGTGAAAAATCACTTGATGATATCGCTACCATGAAAGAGGATGTTCAAAAGGGCACACTTCACCCTAAAATAGTGAAGGAAAACCTGGCACTTGAACTGGTTACAAGGTTTTATAATGAAGAGTTAGCTACACTAGCCAAAGGAGAGTTTGATAATGTATTTAAATCGAACCAACTCCCAACCGATATGAATGAAGTAGAAGTTGAAGAGGGTATCTGGATATGTAAGGCATTAGTCGATGCAGGTATTGAACCTTCTACTTCTCAAGCAAGAAGAGATATTAAGCAAAATGCAGTGAGCATTGATCAGAAAAAAATCTCTGATGAGAAGTTAAATCTTACAGCAGGAGAGTATATCTTGCAAGTAGGAAAAAGAAAATTTGCAAAAGTGAAGGTAAAATAG
- a CDS encoding cell division protein FtsX yields MKFIKNHLMFILPLMAILLGIEFYLVFERTTDTYEKGLKEGYFMLAVTKKPMELSAFQSLNDHISTAEKIKRESIVSEVAKGISQSSSKEILAALPYFYNLGLDSYLHTSGLEKIKKDLEADANIKQIETFGSSYQSNYRLFSFIKFILKVFIAFMAVVSLFLIIKQMEIWKYAHKERMQVMEIFGAPLMLRSGILFKVAFIDAIFSTLLVSGIFFYTKFYWAVQSGIDIMVQNQEALFKVSDIGILLGSSILIVIIAVYTVVFSSKGVQE; encoded by the coding sequence ATGAAGTTCATTAAAAACCATCTTATGTTTATTTTACCGCTTATGGCAATTTTATTGGGTATTGAGTTTTATCTGGTATTTGAACGTACAACAGACACGTATGAAAAAGGGCTCAAAGAGGGCTATTTTATGCTTGCTGTGACAAAAAAGCCTATGGAGCTCTCTGCTTTTCAATCATTGAATGATCATATCAGCACAGCAGAAAAGATCAAACGTGAGAGCATCGTTTCCGAAGTGGCAAAAGGGATCAGTCAAAGTAGCAGCAAAGAGATATTGGCCGCGCTTCCTTATTTTTATAATCTTGGTTTAGATTCGTATCTTCATACTTCAGGCTTGGAAAAGATCAAAAAAGATCTTGAAGCGGATGCTAATATTAAACAAATTGAGACATTTGGCAGCAGTTATCAGTCCAATTATAGACTTTTCTCATTTATTAAGTTTATATTGAAAGTATTTATTGCTTTTATGGCTGTGGTGAGCCTGTTTTTGATTATCAAACAGATGGAGATCTGGAAATATGCACATAAAGAGCGTATGCAGGTCATGGAGATATTTGGTGCACCTTTGATGCTTCGTTCGGGTATACTTTTCAAAGTGGCTTTCATAGATGCAATATTTTCGACCCTATTGGTCTCCGGGATCTTCTTTTATACCAAGTTTTACTGGGCTGTGCAAAGCGGTATAGACATCATGGTGCAAAACCAGGAAGCACTTTTTAAGGTTAGTGATATCGGTATTTTGTTAGGTTCTTCCATATTGATCGTTATTATTGCTGTGTATACGGTTGTATTTAGCAGTAAGGGAGTACAGGAGTGA
- a CDS encoding murein hydrolase activator EnvC encodes MRSLILICFVAIGLLYSASTTTKIAKSKEKLSATSAAKKKTSRQINKIAKEIQAAEKDIVDLEKKIGELEIDQKKSEKKYAVLKTELIKSEKELASTSQALEEKHQAFISLLSEQFSIVFAMEKSHEPTQKSILSHEVYIAYKNHNAKMLAALKTDIEKLKKQKEDKVYLRNKTKNEIGRIVEKREEYAQKKAAKEKLRKKLASDEEKYNTKLAKIVDKQNSLRSTLAKLNILHTKEVNEARKRAEAEKEAMRLEKERQREIREAKALARAKERKAQEELREAKTELERKKARLAASEAKKAKQKVYKESEKVRQVNSSYQKSKTYAYRGGKTISPLPAGARLIKKFGTYVDPIYKIKIFNESITLKSPVPNSKVKNILNGKVVFAGKSSMLGNVVVVSHSSKIHTVYAGLSKIAPTIHVGAKIQKGYVVGKVNEKLIFQATKDSKHINPLRLITI; translated from the coding sequence GTGAGATCCTTGATTCTGATCTGTTTTGTAGCTATAGGATTGCTTTATAGTGCATCAACGACTACGAAGATCGCAAAGTCTAAAGAAAAACTCTCTGCAACATCGGCTGCTAAAAAAAAGACAAGCAGACAGATCAACAAAATTGCTAAGGAGATACAAGCTGCAGAAAAAGATATTGTCGATCTTGAAAAGAAAATAGGTGAACTTGAGATAGATCAAAAAAAATCAGAAAAAAAGTATGCAGTGTTAAAAACCGAACTCATTAAATCAGAAAAAGAGTTAGCGAGTACAAGTCAGGCATTAGAAGAAAAACATCAAGCGTTCATCTCTTTGCTTTCTGAACAATTTTCTATCGTTTTTGCTATGGAAAAATCACATGAACCCACGCAAAAATCTATACTTTCACATGAAGTATATATTGCATATAAAAACCATAATGCCAAAATGTTAGCTGCCCTCAAGACCGATATAGAAAAGCTTAAAAAGCAGAAAGAGGACAAAGTCTATTTACGCAATAAAACAAAAAATGAGATCGGGCGTATTGTTGAAAAAAGGGAGGAGTATGCGCAAAAAAAGGCAGCAAAAGAAAAGTTACGTAAAAAGCTTGCTTCGGATGAGGAAAAATACAATACAAAACTTGCAAAGATAGTGGACAAACAGAACTCTCTTCGGTCTACACTGGCAAAACTAAATATCCTACATACAAAAGAAGTCAATGAAGCACGTAAGAGAGCTGAAGCTGAGAAAGAAGCGATGCGTCTTGAAAAAGAGAGACAAAGAGAGATACGTGAAGCAAAAGCATTGGCGCGTGCAAAGGAAAGAAAGGCACAAGAAGAGTTAAGAGAAGCAAAAACAGAACTAGAGAGAAAAAAAGCACGTTTAGCTGCATCTGAAGCGAAGAAAGCGAAACAAAAAGTGTATAAAGAGAGTGAAAAAGTACGACAGGTCAACTCTTCTTATCAAAAGTCTAAAACCTATGCCTACAGAGGTGGAAAAACCATATCTCCATTACCAGCAGGAGCAAGGCTTATCAAAAAGTTTGGTACTTATGTAGATCCTATTTACAAGATCAAGATCTTTAATGAGTCTATCACGCTCAAGTCGCCTGTACCAAACTCAAAAGTCAAAAATATATTGAACGGGAAAGTGGTGTTTGCCGGGAAAAGCAGCATGCTGGGCAATGTCGTGGTTGTTTCTCATAGCAGTAAGATACATACAGTCTATGCAGGACTTTCTAAAATTGCGCCTACCATACATGTCGGTGCAAAGATACAAAAAGGATATGTGGTAGGAAAAGTCAATGAAAAACTCATTTTTCAAGCAACAAAAGACTCTAAGCATATAAACCCCTTGAGGCTGATAACCATATAG
- the ppa gene encoding inorganic diphosphatase — protein MDITKIGSGENPDAVKAIIEVPLNSAIKYEIDKDSGAVEVDRVLYSAMHYPANYGFVANTLSDDGDPADILVLCDYPLQAGSYIKCRLVGVLMTEDESGGDEKLIAVPTEKIDPTYKNIQDLGDVPEHTLNRIKNFFETYKMLEPNKWVKVSGFQDKAAATAILDKAIKNYK, from the coding sequence ATGGATATTACTAAAATCGGATCTGGCGAAAACCCAGATGCTGTAAAAGCAATTATCGAAGTACCACTTAACTCAGCTATCAAATACGAAATAGATAAAGATTCGGGTGCTGTTGAAGTAGATAGAGTACTTTACTCTGCTATGCACTACCCTGCAAACTATGGTTTTGTTGCTAATACATTGTCAGATGATGGTGATCCGGCTGATATCCTTGTACTGTGTGATTATCCGCTGCAAGCTGGTTCGTACATCAAATGTAGACTTGTAGGTGTACTCATGACAGAAGATGAAAGTGGTGGAGATGAAAAACTTATCGCTGTTCCTACAGAAAAAATAGACCCAACCTATAAAAATATTCAAGACTTAGGTGATGTGCCAGAGCATACACTGAACCGTATCAAAAACTTCTTTGAAACATACAAAATGCTTGAGCCTAACAAATGGGTAAAAGTATCTGGTTTTCAAGACAAGGCAGCTGCAACAGCTATCTTGGACAAAGCCATTAAAAACTACAAATAA
- a CDS encoding DNA-directed RNA polymerase subunit omega yields the protein MRTEQLTAKALEKVDFDKYLLANAVGKRAEAIANGAEVLLDIDTSSMKYADIALQEIAEGKITVSLEG from the coding sequence ATGAGAACAGAACAATTAACAGCAAAAGCACTTGAAAAGGTCGATTTTGATAAATACCTTCTTGCAAATGCAGTGGGAAAAAGAGCAGAAGCTATCGCTAACGGTGCTGAAGTACTCTTAGATATCGATACATCAAGCATGAAATATGCAGATATTGCACTTCAAGAAATAGCTGAAGGTAAAATCACTGTAAGCCTAGAAGGTTAA
- a CDS encoding N-acetylmuramoyl-L-alanine amidase, translated as MTKLIVGLSTLLLLLGCGGPNVDRSDSLVVIDAGHGGHDCGASCDNKKEKDLVLQITKKLKREFKSEGYRVYLTRNRDRFLTLGQRTKIADRKDAKVFISIHANAISDKSRYDEVEGIETYFLQKTRDEKSQRIAARENASVLKGTDRLSQEVIIDAVLNGPKIIQSHKLAIDVQNHIMKHLNSDYDDVKNGGVRPAPFYVLVGASRPSILVEVGYMTNPKERERLFTSDYQEEIAEGIVEGVNRYLDNRKREIGF; from the coding sequence ATGACAAAACTTATAGTTGGATTGAGTACACTACTTTTATTGTTAGGCTGTGGTGGTCCCAATGTTGACAGGTCAGACAGTCTTGTTGTCATAGATGCAGGACACGGTGGACATGATTGTGGGGCATCTTGTGATAATAAGAAAGAGAAAGATCTAGTTCTTCAAATTACAAAAAAACTTAAAAGAGAATTTAAAAGTGAAGGTTACAGAGTCTATCTTACACGAAACAGAGATAGATTTTTAACACTTGGGCAACGTACGAAAATTGCAGACAGGAAAGATGCGAAGGTTTTTATCTCGATACATGCCAATGCCATTAGCGATAAAAGTCGTTATGATGAAGTTGAAGGTATTGAGACTTACTTTTTACAAAAAACCAGAGATGAAAAGTCACAACGAATCGCTGCGAGAGAAAATGCATCCGTCTTAAAAGGTACGGATAGGTTAAGTCAAGAGGTTATTATTGATGCTGTATTGAACGGACCTAAGATCATACAGTCTCATAAGCTGGCCATAGATGTTCAAAATCATATTATGAAGCATTTAAACAGCGACTATGATGATGTAAAAAACGGTGGAGTAAGACCCGCGCCATTTTATGTACTTGTTGGAGCCAGCAGACCTTCTATACTTGTAGAAGTCGGATACATGACAAATCCTAAAGAACGTGAAAGGCTTTTTACATCAGACTATCAAGAAGAGATCGCCGAGGGGATTGTTGAAGGGGTAAATAGATATTTGGATAATAGAAAAAGAGAAATTGGATTTTAG
- a CDS encoding cell division ATP-binding protein FtsE produces the protein MSNVIHASHLTLTYGNAGKEVIKDANFSIKKGEFVFITGPSGSGKSTLLKALYGKLRPSEGNLVVGGLDLAHVSQRKLQELRTHMGIIFQDYKLVNEWTVKKNVVLPLMIAGYDSEIQDTQARRLLKHVKLPEHADKYPLELSGGEQQRVGVARALAKNPVVILADEPTGNLDDYSSNVIWDLMENACQQLDTTVLVVTHKIPTIFSLPYRHFIIESKGVYEVH, from the coding sequence ATGTCTAATGTGATCCACGCTTCACATCTTACCCTTACCTATGGTAATGCAGGGAAAGAAGTCATTAAAGATGCCAATTTCAGCATTAAAAAGGGTGAGTTTGTCTTTATTACCGGACCGAGTGGTTCAGGTAAATCTACACTGCTTAAAGCATTGTACGGAAAGTTAAGACCGAGTGAAGGCAACCTTGTTGTGGGTGGACTTGATCTGGCACATGTAAGTCAACGTAAACTTCAAGAACTTAGAACCCATATGGGTATCATTTTCCAGGATTATAAACTTGTGAATGAATGGACGGTGAAAAAAAATGTTGTTTTACCGTTAATGATAGCAGGATACGATAGCGAGATACAGGATACTCAGGCACGAAGACTTCTTAAACATGTAAAACTCCCGGAGCATGCAGACAAGTATCCCTTGGAATTAAGTGGTGGAGAACAGCAGCGTGTGGGTGTTGCAAGAGCATTGGCTAAAAATCCAGTGGTGATATTGGCAGATGAACCTACGGGTAACCTTGATGATTATTCATCCAATGTGATCTGGGATTTGATGGAAAATGCATGCCAGCAACTCGATACAACAGTGTTGGTCGTAACACACAAAATTCCAACGATCTTCTCTTTACCTTACAGACATTTTATTATAGAGAGCAAGGGTGTGTATGAAGTTCATTAA
- the pyrH gene encoding UMP kinase produces the protein MTKRVLVKFSGEALAGEEGYGIDTQILNFIAGEIKELVDNGVEVGIVVGGGNIIRGVSAAADGIIKRTSGDYMGMLATVINGVAIQEALEHAGLEARLQSAIDMQEIGEAFIVRRARRHLEKGRVVVFAGGTGNPYFTTDTAATLRASEIESDLLIKATKVDGVYDKDPNKFNDAVKLDTLSYDQALADNIKVMDDTSIALAKENGLPIVVCNMFEKGNLLAIVKGDMTLCSVVK, from the coding sequence GTGACTAAAAGAGTTTTAGTAAAATTTTCTGGTGAAGCATTAGCGGGTGAAGAAGGGTATGGTATTGATACTCAGATTCTAAATTTTATTGCAGGTGAGATTAAAGAACTTGTAGACAATGGTGTTGAAGTAGGCATCGTTGTGGGTGGCGGTAACATTATACGTGGTGTTAGCGCTGCTGCGGATGGTATCATTAAGAGAACATCTGGTGACTATATGGGTATGTTGGCCACTGTCATTAACGGTGTGGCCATTCAAGAGGCATTGGAACATGCAGGGCTTGAAGCGAGACTCCAGTCTGCTATTGATATGCAAGAGATCGGTGAAGCGTTCATTGTACGTCGTGCAAGAAGACATTTGGAAAAAGGACGTGTGGTTGTATTTGCCGGGGGTACAGGTAACCCGTATTTTACAACAGATACAGCTGCGACTTTAAGAGCCTCTGAAATAGAATCTGATCTTCTTATCAAAGCAACCAAGGTCGATGGTGTCTATGACAAAGATCCAAATAAATTCAATGATGCTGTGAAACTTGATACATTGTCGTATGACCAGGCATTGGCAGATAATATTAAGGTTATGGATGATACTTCCATTGCTTTGGCTAAAGAGAATGGATTACCTATTGTTGTGTGTAACATGTTTGAAAAAGGTAATCTTCTTGCAATTGTCAAAGGTGATATGACCCTTTGTTCGGTTGTAAAATAG
- a CDS encoding bifunctional (p)ppGpp synthetase/guanosine-3',5'-bis(diphosphate) 3'-pyrophosphohydrolase, producing the protein MDAFLDKAKNIDTIEGASALLWEQLPSPLPATTKALELSHEAHKGQIRKSGEPYIVHPILVAAITAKISNDEMMVQAALLHDVVEDTSATIEELEREFGYDVAHMVEGLTKIVEIRDEELIPSGSDERLINSALSFRKMLVASIKDVRVLVIKLCDRLHNMLTLDALSVEKQKRIAEETLVVYAPIAHRLGISRLKNHLEDLSFRYIYPEDYKSIDTYMRSNAQNLKFKLNAFIQNVKDTMVKDGFDEDDFEIIGRVKHYYSIYLKMHRKGVSIEEVLDLLAVRIIVKEPIDCYKVLGLVHLNFTPLISRFKDYIAVPKENGYKTIHTTLFSEEGIVEAQIRTLEMHRLAEYGVAAHWKYKDGDSNVNLAWLESLHYQNESIEEFYELAKQDLFSEDITVFSPIGDYFTLPKGSVALDFAYAVHSEVGANASEALVNKQKASLLTILKNGDIVKILKDNKPHLHCSWLDTVKTSRAKEGIRSSCRARIKESDTLSAYNILGTLFSQESSAMKDLLESIDHNDSIYKLPVQLDYYKETIHKVADYMGTKVVRFWELLKKGYKKPYIKELDHFRFFTNKPIDGVEFDYCCHPKVGDQIVAFYKGSKAIIHHKLCKKAYEKILEGQEMVYVSWSGSKLSRYRLTISLQNRKGILADLLSKLSDLNLNILSIELGIRNSEQAEFCQIEVESNEPKRQILAEKISQQFKLIEIISLDDAYNK; encoded by the coding sequence TTGGATGCTTTTCTAGATAAAGCTAAAAATATAGATACTATAGAAGGGGCAAGTGCCCTTCTTTGGGAACAGCTCCCATCCCCCCTACCTGCAACCACTAAAGCACTCGAACTTTCACACGAAGCACATAAAGGACAAATACGTAAAAGCGGAGAGCCTTATATCGTTCATCCTATCTTAGTCGCAGCGATCACTGCGAAGATATCTAATGATGAAATGATGGTACAGGCTGCTCTTTTACACGATGTAGTAGAAGATACAAGTGCTACGATTGAAGAGTTAGAACGTGAATTTGGGTATGATGTGGCACATATGGTTGAGGGACTCACTAAGATCGTTGAAATTCGTGATGAAGAGTTGATCCCTTCAGGCTCTGATGAAAGACTGATCAACTCTGCACTTAGTTTCAGAAAAATGCTTGTCGCTTCTATCAAAGATGTACGTGTCCTTGTCATTAAGCTTTGTGACAGATTGCATAACATGCTCACACTGGATGCATTGAGCGTTGAAAAACAAAAACGTATTGCTGAAGAAACGCTCGTAGTTTATGCACCTATTGCGCATAGACTGGGTATCTCCAGACTTAAAAATCATTTGGAAGATTTGAGTTTCCGTTATATCTACCCTGAAGATTATAAAAGCATAGATACGTATATGAGGTCTAATGCACAAAATTTGAAGTTTAAACTCAATGCCTTTATTCAAAATGTGAAAGATACGATGGTAAAAGACGGGTTTGATGAAGATGATTTTGAGATTATCGGAAGGGTCAAACATTATTATTCTATCTATTTAAAGATGCACCGTAAAGGTGTGAGTATAGAAGAAGTACTTGATCTACTGGCGGTCCGTATTATTGTGAAAGAACCGATAGACTGTTACAAGGTCCTAGGACTTGTACATTTGAATTTTACGCCTCTTATATCCAGGTTTAAAGATTATATAGCTGTACCGAAAGAAAATGGATATAAGACCATTCACACCACATTGTTTTCTGAAGAAGGGATCGTGGAAGCGCAGATACGGACTTTAGAGATGCATAGACTTGCAGAGTATGGTGTCGCTGCACACTGGAAATATAAAGATGGAGACAGTAATGTAAATCTGGCATGGTTGGAGAGTTTACATTATCAAAATGAATCCATAGAAGAGTTCTATGAGTTGGCAAAGCAAGATCTTTTCTCCGAAGATATTACCGTGTTCTCACCTATAGGAGATTATTTTACGTTACCTAAGGGTTCAGTCGCACTGGATTTTGCCTATGCAGTTCACTCTGAAGTCGGTGCAAACGCTTCAGAAGCTTTGGTGAACAAACAGAAGGCATCACTTTTGACCATTTTAAAAAATGGGGACATTGTGAAGATCCTTAAAGATAATAAACCGCATCTTCACTGTTCATGGCTGGACACGGTAAAAACATCCAGAGCAAAAGAGGGGATAAGAAGCTCATGCAGGGCCAGAATAAAAGAGTCAGATACCTTAAGTGCATACAATATTTTGGGAACCTTGTTTTCCCAAGAAAGTAGTGCCATGAAAGACCTTTTAGAAAGTATAGACCATAATGATTCGATCTATAAATTACCGGTTCAACTTGATTATTATAAAGAGACCATACATAAAGTAGCGGATTACATGGGTACCAAAGTAGTGCGCTTTTGGGAATTGCTTAAAAAAGGGTATAAAAAACCATATATCAAAGAGTTAGATCACTTTAGATTCTTTACGAACAAGCCTATAGACGGTGTAGAGTTTGATTATTGCTGCCATCCTAAAGTTGGAGACCAGATCGTTGCATTTTATAAGGGTAGTAAAGCTATTATACACCACAAATTATGCAAGAAAGCCTACGAAAAAATCTTAGAGGGGCAAGAGATGGTCTATGTGAGTTGGAGTGGTTCCAAACTCTCTAGATACAGACTTACTATAAGTCTTCAAAACAGAAAAGGTATTTTGGCAGATCTACTGTCAAAACTTTCTGATCTGAATCTCAATATTTTGAGTATAGAGTTAGGCATTAGAAATTCAGAACAGGCAGAATTCTGTCAGATAGAAGTTGAGAGCAATGAGCCTAAAAGGCAGATTCTTGCAGAAAAAATTTCGCAACAATTTAAACTGATAGAGATCATTAGTTTAGATGACGCATATAATAAATAA
- a CDS encoding nitronate monooxygenase, translated as MAFKSLKIGKYTIEKPIVQGGMGVGISWDQLAGTVSKEGGLGVISAVGTGVYKKRKFLHDKEMVGKEHRPLDAINFYSYPALKKIFENARKICGDKPLAANVLYAQSEYNRVVEDACKAGANIIITGAGLPLTMPEATKNYPDVALVPIVSTAKALRILCRRWKKTHDRLPDAVIVEGPLSGGHQGFKYEECFMPENQLEKILPPVVEEAKNWGSMPIIAAGGVWDHDDIVKMMELGADGVQMGTRFIGTVECDASQVMKDIIINAKEEDIKLFKSPVGYPARGVRTQLHEDIEKGTAPKVACISNCVAPCHRGEEAKIVGYCIADRLTDAYDGIKETGLFFTGANGYRLTEIITVKELMDKLMNGEDK; from the coding sequence GTGGCATTTAAATCTTTGAAAATTGGAAAATATACCATTGAAAAACCTATTGTGCAAGGTGGTATGGGTGTTGGTATATCATGGGATCAATTGGCCGGTACTGTTTCAAAAGAGGGTGGCCTGGGTGTCATCTCTGCTGTAGGAACGGGTGTTTATAAAAAGAGAAAATTCCTTCATGATAAAGAGATGGTAGGTAAAGAGCACAGACCCCTTGATGCGATCAACTTTTACTCTTATCCAGCACTTAAAAAAATATTTGAAAATGCAAGAAAAATTTGTGGGGATAAACCTTTAGCCGCGAATGTACTCTATGCACAAAGTGAATACAACCGTGTGGTAGAAGATGCATGTAAGGCTGGGGCAAATATTATCATCACTGGTGCAGGTTTGCCACTCACGATGCCTGAAGCAACGAAGAACTATCCTGATGTAGCCTTGGTCCCCATTGTCTCTACTGCCAAAGCATTGCGTATTTTATGTCGTCGTTGGAAAAAAACACATGATAGACTTCCTGATGCTGTCATTGTTGAGGGACCGCTTAGCGGTGGACACCAGGGCTTTAAGTATGAAGAGTGCTTTATGCCTGAAAATCAGTTAGAAAAGATCTTGCCTCCTGTGGTTGAGGAAGCTAAAAACTGGGGTTCTATGCCTATTATCGCTGCTGGTGGTGTATGGGATCATGATGACATTGTCAAAATGATGGAACTGGGTGCAGATGGCGTACAAATGGGTACACGTTTCATAGGTACAGTGGAATGTGATGCAAGTCAAGTCATGAAAGATATTATTATTAATGCAAAAGAAGAGGATATCAAACTCTTTAAATCGCCAGTAGGGTACCCTGCCCGTGGTGTAAGAACACAGCTTCATGAAGATATAGAAAAGGGAACAGCACCAAAAGTAGCATGTATCTCAAACTGTGTTGCACCATGTCATCGTGGTGAAGAGGCGAAGATTGTAGGGTATTGTATTGCAGATAGACTGACGGATGCGTATGACGGGATCAAAGAGACTGGACTTTTTTTTACGGGTGCCAATGGGTATCGTCTTACAGAGATCATCACAGTGAAAGAACTGATGGATAAATTGATGAATGGAGAAGATAAGTAA